GCGACGTCGGTCGACGGCACCGACGGCACGAAGGCGCTCGGACTCCCGGGCGGCGCATCGAACGCAGCCGTCGCCTACGTCGACCTGCCGGCCTCGATCCTCCAGGGGCGCACCGACCTCACGGTCTCGACCCGCGTGAACTGGACGTCGTCGAACGCCGCGTGGCAGTGGATGTACGCGCTCGGCACCAACTCGACCCGCTACCTCTTCAGCACCCCGCGCAACGGCGACGGCCTGCTGCGCTCCGCGATCACGACGAACGGCGGCGGCGCCAACGAGAACATCGTGACCGGATCGGCCGTGCTTCCCAGCGGGGAGTGGAAGACCCTCACCGTCACACTCGACACCACCGCCGACCGCCTCACGAGCTACCTTGACGGCGTCGCGATCGGCTCGGTGACCACTCCCATCACGGCCTCGAGTCTCTTGACCACGACCACCCGTTCGGGCTACATCGGCAAGTCCTTCTACCCCGACCCCTATTTCGCCGGCGCGGTCGACGACTTCGCGGTGTACGACATCGCGCTCACGCCCGAGCAGGTCGGTGGCCTCGTGGCATCGGTGCCGACCATCACCGGAGTCGCCGACGACACCCTGGAGGCCCGCACGGCCGTCGGCACGGCGCCTGCGCTGCCCGCGACGACGCTCGCCCACTACAGCGACGGCTACGATCGTCCCGCCTCGGTCGTGTGGGACGCCGTCGACCCGTCGTCCTACGCCCAGCGCGGAACCTTCGTGGTGAACGGCGTCGCAGCCGGCCAGGCGGTGACCGCCACGGTCACCGTGTTCGTCCCGAACGAGATCACGGTCGACCTCGCGAGCGACACCGGGGCGTTCCACGGCGGCGCATCCGGCACGCTCTACGGCGTCTACGGAGAGGACATCCCCTCCGACAACCTGCTCGAGGGCATCGACCTGCGCACCGTCTCGACGAAGGCGCAGGACGGGCCGCAGCATCCGGGCGCCGACGCGCTCGAAGTGGTGAAGCCGCTTGCCGACGCGACCGATGGCGACGTGTACATCTACATGACCGACATCCATCGCGGATTCCCGTACGAGTGGGAGGGCTCCACGCCCGCCGAGAAGATGTCGATCTACTCCGAGAAGCTCGCGAAGCAGGTCGACCAGGTGCTCGAGCTGCCGGCCGAGTACCAGGACAACATCGTCTTCGTGCCGTTCAACGAGCCCGAGGGCAATATGTTCGGCACCGGCACGTGGAGTTACAACCGCGTCAGCTGGCTGAACAACCCCACGGACTTCTTCGCCGCGTGGGACAGCTCGTACCGGCTCATCAAGGACAAGCTGCCGACGGCCCGCATCGCCGGCCCCAACACGAGCGTGCTCTACTCGCAGGTGAAGGGCTTCATGCAGCACACCGTCGCCGAGAACACCGTGCCCGAGGTGATCACCTGGCACGAGCTCAGCAATCCGGCACAGGTGCGCTCGAGCGTTGCGAAGTACCGCGCCTGGGAGACCGAGGTCTTCGCCGGCACCGCGTTCGAGGGCACGTCGCTGCCGATCAACATCAACGAGTACGCGTTCAACTACCACACCTCGGTGCCGGGTCAGATGATCCAGTGGATCTCGGCGATCGAGGAATCGAAGGTCGACGCCGACATCGCCTACTGGAACATCGACGGCAACCTGAGTGACTCCGCCGTCGAGGCCAACCGCGGCAACGGCCAGTGGTGGCTGCTCAACGCCTACGCCCAGATGTCGGGTCACACCGTGGCGGTGACCCCGCCGTCGCCGAACACGAGCTACACCCTGCAGGGCGTTGCCACGCTCGACGAGGACAAGCGGCAGAGCCGGGTGATCATCGGCGGTGCTGCGGGCAACGCGTCCCTCGCCGTGACGAACGTGCCCGAGAGCGTCTTCGGGTCGTCGGTGCACGCGCTCATCAGGGAGATCCCGTGGACGGGCCAGCTCGGTGACTCCGCGGAGCCCGAGGTGATCGCCGAGGCCGACCTGCCTGTCGCGGGCGGCGCGGTCGACCTCGGCTTCGGCGGAGCGCTGCCGCAGCTGAAGGAGAGCTCGGCGTACGAGGTCATCCTCACGCCCGGCGGGCACTCCACCTCGCCGGCGGTCGCGCCGAAGCTCTGGGCCGCCAGCTATGAGGCCGAGAACGCGGCGCACACCGGTTCGGTGTACTTCAGGAACGGCCCCGAGGGCACGCCGTCCGACGTGAGCAAGTTCTACACATCGGGCCAGTACAACGTCGGCGGCCTCCGCACCGGTTCGGACACGGTCCTCGACTTCGAGGTGACGGTTCCCCAGGACGGCACGTACGACCTCTCGGTGCTCGCGAGTTCGCTCAACACCTTCGGATCCGTCGCCGAGCAGGGGCCGACGAACGTCTTCCTCAGGGTCGACGGTGGTGCCGAGCAGGAGCTGTTCCTGACCCTCGGGTACAAGTGGGTGGTCTGGGATCACACCGACACGACGGTCGACCTCACCGCGGGCACGCACACCATCAGCCTCGCCGCGCAGAGCCTCGACGGGGTCGGCGCGACGAAGGGCGATGTCCTCATCGACAAGATCGACGTGTCGCTCGCCAACCCCGACGCGGCTCCGATCTACGAGGCCGAGTACGCCGACCTGCACGGCACCCAGCCGAGCTACGACCACGACGGAGCATCCGGGTCGGGTGCAGTCGCACTCGACGAGGGCGACTCCGCGACCTTCTGGGTCTACGCCCGCGACGACGCTCCGGCCACGCTCGACGTGCAGACCCTCGGCGGCGGCACGGCGTCGCTCGCGGTCAACGGCGTGCGGGTGACGGATGTCGCAGCGTCGAGCCGGGTGCCGGTGTTCCTGTTGGGCGGCGTCAACAAGGTCGTGCTCACGGGCCTTCAGGGATCCGCGCTCATCGACCGCGTCGGTGTCGGCTCGTCGAACGACGTGCTCGCCACGCAGCGCTACGAGGCGGAGGACGGCGTTCTCGCCGGCACGGCGCAGGTCACCCCGTTCTCACTGGCGTCCGGTGGCTCGGCGGTCACGGGCGTCGGCGGTGATCCCGGCAACGGCAACACCCTGACGTTCGACGACGTCGTGGTCGCGAAGGACGGGACGTACGCGCTCACCTTCGGCTACTCCAACGAGGAGCAGTCGCCGGCGTCGCACTACAACCCCGACCCGCTCGCACGTCACGCCGACGTCACGATCAACGGGGAGTCGCATCGGGTCTGGTTCCCGCACTCGTTCCACAAGAACAACTTCTGGGAGCTCAGCGTTCCGGTCGAGCTCGCGGCGGGATCGAACACCATCGTGATCTCGTCGAGCGAGCTGCCGAACTTCGACGGCGAGACGTACATCTCGGAGACGTTCCCCGATGTGCTGCTCCGATCGCAGCTGGCGCCGAACCTGGACTGGATCTCCGTGACGCCGTTCACGGCGACGGCTCCGGCGGCACCGGATGCCCCGACCGCCGCCAAGGCGTCGTCGACGTCGATCGCGGTGCACTGGGCGGCTCCGGGCGATGACGGCGGAAGCGCAATCACCGGCTACCGCGTGTACGAGATCGGCGGAGCCGCGCCGGTGTGCGAGGTCGCGGCGACCGTGACCGACTGCACCGTCGAGGGACTCGCGCTCGGGAGCACCCACGGATACCAGGTGGCGGCAGTCAACGCCGTGGGCGAGGGCCCGCGTTCCGAGACCTCCGCGGTGGTGACGCTGCCCGAGGTCCCCGATGACGACGGCGCCGTCACGGTGCCCGCCAAGGCGGTGCTGTCGGCGAGCAACGGCCCGAAGGACGGCACCTTCACGATCGACATGAGGCTGAAGAAGGGCGAGAACGGGTCGCTGTTCAAGCTCTATGAGAACGGCGTGCTCGTGTCGACGAAGGTGTTGACCCCGTCGAGCCCGAACCCGCAGTCGGCTTCGGTCGACATCTCGGGCCTGCGGAGCGGCGTGTACCAGTACGTCGGCGTCCTCGTGAACTCGAAGGGCCAGACCGAGACGAAGCCGCTGAAGGTCACGGTGTCGACCGGGAACTGACGCGCGAGCCGTGTGGCCCCTGTTACCGGATTCGGGGATCCTCGCGACACTCCGGCACCAAGCGCCGACGCACGGCGTGTCGGAGCAAATCCCCGAATCCGGTGACAGGAAAGCGGCGGGGCCCGTGGTCATGATGACCACGGGCCTCGCTGTCGTGTCGTGCCCTTCCGAATGTTGACGTCAACATGTACAGTCGACCCCGAGCGTGTTGACGTCAACACGCTCGCCCACCACCTTCCAACGGCGAAAGAGGTCGACGTCGATGACGATGTCTCGTGGTACACGACTCACCGCGCTCCTGACAGGAGCAACACTCACCAGTGCATTGCTCGCGGTCCCGATCGGCGCGGCGACTCCGGCCGCCGCCGTCGACGGCACCACGATCACCCCGAACCCCGCCTATCAGGGTGAGGCGTTCGAGGGGTGGGGCACCAGCCTCGTCTGGTTCGCGAATGCCACGGGCAACTACCCCGAGGAACTGCGCGAGGAGCTCTACCAGGCGGTCTTCGGTGAAGACGGCCTCGAC
The Agromyces albus DNA segment above includes these coding regions:
- a CDS encoding LamG-like jellyroll fold domain-containing protein — encoded protein: MNPSDRRSGAVRRAGMGMGVTVALIGSGLALGAASAAAASDIPDGHQVVHYAFDDAVGSGVVADSSGNNRNATLVNPATATSVDGTDGTKALGLPGGASNAAVAYVDLPASILQGRTDLTVSTRVNWTSSNAAWQWMYALGTNSTRYLFSTPRNGDGLLRSAITTNGGGANENIVTGSAVLPSGEWKTLTVTLDTTADRLTSYLDGVAIGSVTTPITASSLLTTTTRSGYIGKSFYPDPYFAGAVDDFAVYDIALTPEQVGGLVASVPTITGVADDTLEARTAVGTAPALPATTLAHYSDGYDRPASVVWDAVDPSSYAQRGTFVVNGVAAGQAVTATVTVFVPNEITVDLASDTGAFHGGASGTLYGVYGEDIPSDNLLEGIDLRTVSTKAQDGPQHPGADALEVVKPLADATDGDVYIYMTDIHRGFPYEWEGSTPAEKMSIYSEKLAKQVDQVLELPAEYQDNIVFVPFNEPEGNMFGTGTWSYNRVSWLNNPTDFFAAWDSSYRLIKDKLPTARIAGPNTSVLYSQVKGFMQHTVAENTVPEVITWHELSNPAQVRSSVAKYRAWETEVFAGTAFEGTSLPININEYAFNYHTSVPGQMIQWISAIEESKVDADIAYWNIDGNLSDSAVEANRGNGQWWLLNAYAQMSGHTVAVTPPSPNTSYTLQGVATLDEDKRQSRVIIGGAAGNASLAVTNVPESVFGSSVHALIREIPWTGQLGDSAEPEVIAEADLPVAGGAVDLGFGGALPQLKESSAYEVILTPGGHSTSPAVAPKLWAASYEAENAAHTGSVYFRNGPEGTPSDVSKFYTSGQYNVGGLRTGSDTVLDFEVTVPQDGTYDLSVLASSLNTFGSVAEQGPTNVFLRVDGGAEQELFLTLGYKWVVWDHTDTTVDLTAGTHTISLAAQSLDGVGATKGDVLIDKIDVSLANPDAAPIYEAEYADLHGTQPSYDHDGASGSGAVALDEGDSATFWVYARDDAPATLDVQTLGGGTASLAVNGVRVTDVAASSRVPVFLLGGVNKVVLTGLQGSALIDRVGVGSSNDVLATQRYEAEDGVLAGTAQVTPFSLASGGSAVTGVGGDPGNGNTLTFDDVVVAKDGTYALTFGYSNEEQSPASHYNPDPLARHADVTINGESHRVWFPHSFHKNNFWELSVPVELAAGSNTIVISSSELPNFDGETYISETFPDVLLRSQLAPNLDWISVTPFTATAPAAPDAPTAAKASSTSIAVHWAAPGDDGGSAITGYRVYEIGGAAPVCEVAATVTDCTVEGLALGSTHGYQVAAVNAVGEGPRSETSAVVTLPEVPDDDGAVTVPAKAVLSASNGPKDGTFTIDMRLKKGENGSLFKLYENGVLVSTKVLTPSSPNPQSASVDISGLRSGVYQYVGVLVNSKGQTETKPLKVTVSTGN